The Thermotoga sp. nucleotide sequence TATAAAACAGCTCTACGAAATAGCAAAATCCCTAGGTATTCCTCGATACACCTCTTTGAGAAAGCGAGATCTCATATTTGCAATTTTGAAAGCACAAACGGAATCCTCTGGTTACTTCTTCGGTGAAGGCGTTCTGGAGATACACCCAGAGGGCTTTGGTTTCCTCAGACGTATCGAAGACAATTTACTTCCGAGCAACGATGACATATACATTTCCCCTTCTCAGATCAGAAAGTTCAATCTGAACACAGGAGATATCATATCGGGTGTCATAAGAAAGCCGAAAGAGGGAGAAAAGTACTTCGCCATGATAAAAATCGAAGCCATAAATTACCGTCCGGTCGAAACGGCCAGCGAAAGGGTGAATTTCGACAATCTCACACCGGACTATCCAAGGGAACGCTTCATCCTTGAAACCGATTCGAAGATATACTCCACGAGGCTGATAGATCTCTTCGCCCCCATTGGAAAGGGCCAGAGGGGAATGATCGTTGCTCCACCCAAGACGGGGAAAACCACTATCTTGAAGGAGATAGCAAATGGCATAGCAGAGAATCACCCAGACACCATAAGGATCATCCTTCTCGTCGATGAAAGACCCGAGGAAGTGACGGATATAAGAGAATCCACGAACGCCATTGTCATAGCAGCTCCCTTCGACATGCCACCTGACAAACAGGTGAAAGTTGCAGAGCTCACCCTCGAGATGGCAAAACGCTTAGTTGAGTTCAACTATGACGTGGTTATTCTCCTTGACAGCTTAACAAGGCTTGCAAGGGTCTACAACATAGTTGTTCCCCCGAGTGGAAAACTTCTGACGGGTGGTGTGGATCCTGCTGCTCTGTACAAGCCGAAGAGATTCTTCGGAGCAGCAAGGAACACAAGAGAAGGTGGTAGCCTCACGATCATCGCCACTGCTTTGGTAGAAACCGGATCGAAGATGGACGAGGTTATATTCGAAGAATTCAAGGGAACGGGTAATATGGAACTCGTCCTTTCCAGACAGCTAGCGAACAAGAGAATATTTCCCGCTATCAACCTTCTCCTTTCTGGGACCAGGCGGGAGGAACTTCTTCTGGATGAAGAAGCACTGAAAAAGATATGGCTCCTCCGAAGGATGCTCTCCGCCATGACAGAGGAAGAGGGGCTGACTTTGATTCTTAACAAGCTTGCTGAAACATCTTCAAACGAGGAGTTTTTGAAACTGATAGACAAGGAAAAAGCAAGGTACTGATCATACCAGGGGGTGCTGGAGTTGAAACTGATAGGTGTTGATCTCGGTGGAACAACGTTCTCGGTGGGACTGGTGAGTGAAGACGGAAGGATACTGAAAAAAATCACCCGAGACACACTCGTTGACAATGGAAAAGATGACGTGATCAGAAGGATATCAGAAGCAATCCTTGAGGTATCTGTCGGTGAGGAAACTCCCTATGTTGGGATAGGCTCTCCCGGTTCGATAGACAGGGAGAACGGTATTGTGAGGTTCTCTCCGAACTTTCCAGACTGGCACAATGTTCCCCTGACCCAGGAGATATCGAAACTTACAAAAAAGAAAGCTTTTCTCGAAAATGACGCGAACGCCTTCGTTCTCGGCGAGAAATGGTTTGGAGCAGGAAAAGGTCACAACCACATTGTAGCTCTAACACTTGGAACGGGAATTGGCGGGGGTGTTGTAACCCAAGGGCAGCTTCTCACGGGTAAAGATGGAATAGGAGCAGAACTGGGGCACGTGGTCGTTGAACCAAACGGTCCCATGTGCAACTGCGGCACGAGGGGTTGCCTTGAGGCGATAGCCTCTGCAACGGCAATAAGGAGATTCCTCAGAGAGGGTTATAAGAAGTACCACGATTCTTTGGTTTACAAACTGGCAGGTTCTCCAGAGAAGGCAGATGCCAAGCACCTCTTTGACGCTGCAAGGGAAGGAGATCGGTTCGCTCTCATGATAAGAGACCGGGTAGTGGACGCACTGGCACGGGCTGTAGCCGGTTACATTCATATATTCAATCCCGAGGTGGTCATCATAGGCGGTGGTATCTCCAAAGCGGGAAGCGTTCTGTTCGACCCCCTGAGGGAAAGGGTGATAGACTATATCATGCCTTCTTTTGTGGGAACTTATGAAATAGTGGCGAGTCCTCTTGTCGAAGACGCTGGTATCCTTGGTGCAGCCTCGATAATAAAAGAGAGAATAGGGGGCTAAAGCATGAAAGTGAAAATTCTCGTCGACAGTACCGCAGATGTTCCGTTTTCCTGGATGGAGAAATACGACATGGACAGCATTCCCCTTTACGTGGTGTGGGAAGATGGTACCACTGAACCCGATGAGAGAACACCAGAAGAGATACAAAGTTTCTACAGAAGAATAAAAGAGGCGATCAGTGTTCCAAGGACCTCTCAACCGAGTGTGGAGGACTTCAAAAAGAGATATTTAGAATACAAAGAGAAAGGATACGATGAGGTTCTGGTTTTCACCATATCCTCCAAACTTTCTGGGACCTACAACTCTGCTGTCCTTGCTTCAAAGGAGGTGGACATTCCCGTACGCGTTGTTGACACCCAGCTTGCTTCTGGAGTTGTCCCCTTACCGGCACGAGTAGCACGAGAGATGTTGGA carries:
- the rho gene encoding transcription termination factor Rho codes for the protein MSEEQKTISISELESMNIKQLYEIAKSLGIPRYTSLRKRDLIFAILKAQTESSGYFFGEGVLEIHPEGFGFLRRIEDNLLPSNDDIYISPSQIRKFNLNTGDIISGVIRKPKEGEKYFAMIKIEAINYRPVETASERVNFDNLTPDYPRERFILETDSKIYSTRLIDLFAPIGKGQRGMIVAPPKTGKTTILKEIANGIAENHPDTIRIILLVDERPEEVTDIRESTNAIVIAAPFDMPPDKQVKVAELTLEMAKRLVEFNYDVVILLDSLTRLARVYNIVVPPSGKLLTGGVDPAALYKPKRFFGAARNTREGGSLTIIATALVETGSKMDEVIFEEFKGTGNMELVLSRQLANKRIFPAINLLLSGTRREELLLDEEALKKIWLLRRMLSAMTEEEGLTLILNKLAETSSNEEFLKLIDKEKARY
- a CDS encoding ROK family protein; amino-acid sequence: MKLIGVDLGGTTFSVGLVSEDGRILKKITRDTLVDNGKDDVIRRISEAILEVSVGEETPYVGIGSPGSIDRENGIVRFSPNFPDWHNVPLTQEISKLTKKKAFLENDANAFVLGEKWFGAGKGHNHIVALTLGTGIGGGVVTQGQLLTGKDGIGAELGHVVVEPNGPMCNCGTRGCLEAIASATAIRRFLREGYKKYHDSLVYKLAGSPEKADAKHLFDAAREGDRFALMIRDRVVDALARAVAGYIHIFNPEVVIIGGGISKAGSVLFDPLRERVIDYIMPSFVGTYEIVASPLVEDAGILGAASIIKERIGG